Proteins encoded by one window of Cyprinus carpio isolate SPL01 chromosome B6, ASM1834038v1, whole genome shotgun sequence:
- the LOC109047270 gene encoding dystrotelin-like encodes MDLDSTEGPNEVRSAVYRAALKLRTLQKLCQMHLVSLQDLRPVLNTLSSSGEPVISLAQADVQQYLEDLFQNISHELPDDAVPEATDQTTRLLFKLFDREHTGVILLRSVEASLIALCGDTLSAKQRALFRLAESYNGHQESDRGSMSRSALKILLEDLSQVPAVVQENHVFGQAEAAVCSCFNGVNSARVTEGHFIGWLQSEPRLLLWLSTLYRISVSEAVQHRVRCHACKAFPITGLRYRCLKCLNVHLCQSCFLTEGRSRKHKPSHPVLEYCTQPSWKESMASLASSARHALVPRHARREAERKRALRAGSNAELQYSAPSPALQSVADPDMHNAPEISLTATPAAVPVESKGLQTEETEIPQRETAILQKDLSVTQKAMRDLQRDKWLLEKEFQVWRVAAQSEHDSLEDTCTELKTMMEALNQHNQHLEEEVDRVRHMLCVRDRDQLRIDIHSHSDLQPEHDDSISEKDWTHPGCLKPQDSSSEEEQVQEGREAYQEGRIEVDEETLYDVSENIFTNLDDTEEDVRTASERQEEVEEEELQEELPHKTQNLSLLHRSMSDLALEEHPDSDDSEMDEEEELCELVQRLRNELSLYTATGLCLHWSVSLQKEKLMSAAEGVRDSVSHLVTSVRTTSLA; translated from the exons ATGGATTTGGATAGCACTG AAGGTCCAAATGAAGTTCGTTCCGCAGTGTATCGAGCTGCTCTAAAGCTTCGCACGTTACAAAAACTATGTCAGA TGCACCTGGTGTCACTGCAGGATTTGCGTCCAGTTCTAAATACTTTGAGCAGTTCTGGGGAACCAGTGATTAGTCTTGCTCAAGCAGATGTACAGCAGTATCTAGAAGATCTATTCCAGAATATTTCACATGAACTTCCAGATGATGCGGTCCCTGAAGCCACCGATCAAACCACCAGGCTTCTCTTTAAACTGTTTGACAG AGAGCATACTGGTGTTATTCTGCTCAGGTCGGTGGAGGCCTCGCTGATCGCCCTCTGTGGAGACACTCTCTCAGCTAAACAGAGAG CTCTGTTCCGCCTGGCTGAGAGCTACAATGGGCATCAGGAGAGTGACAGGGGCTCTATGAGTCGAAGTGCACTCAAAATCCTGCTGGAAGACCTCAGCC AAGTTCCAGCAGTTGTTCAGGAAAACCATGTTTTTGGTCAAGCTGAAGCTGCAGTGTGCTCTTGCTTTAATGGg GTAAATAGTGCACGTGTGACTGAAGGGCATTTTATTGGCTGGCTGCAGTCAGAACCCCGGCTGCTGTTATGGCTGTCCACTCTCTACAGGATTTCAGTGAGTGAAGCTGTACAGCACAGAGTCCGCTGCCATGCCTGTAAAGCCTTTCCTATCACTGGCCTCAG GTATCGCTGTTTGAAATGCCTGAACGTACACCTGTGCCAAAGCTGCTTTCTGACTGAGGGACGCAGCAGGAAACACAAGCCCTCTCATCCTGTACTGGAATATTGCACTCAG CCATCCTGGAAGGAGTCAATGGCGTCTCTGGCCTCTAGTGCTCGACACGCTTTGGTACCTCGACATGCTCGGAGAGaagcagagaggaagagagcCCTGAGAGCAGGCTCTAATGCAGAGCTGCAATACAG TGCCCCTTCTCCAGCGCTGCAGTCTGTAGCAGATCCAGACATGCATAATGCTCCTGAAATAAGTCTGACTGCCACCCCTGCTGCGGTTCCAGTAGAGTCTAAAGGCCTGCAAACAGAGGAGACAGAGATTCCTCAG AGAGAAACAGCTATTCTCCAAAAAGACCTCAGTGTTACTCAGAAGGCCATGAGGGATCTGCAGAGAGATAAATG GCTCCTGGAGAAAGAGTTTCAAGTGTGGAGAGTTGCAGCACAGTCAGAACATGATTCACTGGAGGACACATGTACTGAGCTGAAGACCATGATGGAGGCACTGAACCAACATAATCAGCATCTGGAAGAAGAAGTGGACAGAGTCAGACAT atgttgtgtgtgagagacagagatcAGCTCAGAATTGACATTCATTCCCATTCAGACCTTCAACCAGAACATGATGATAGCATTAGTGAAAAGGACTGGACTCATCCTGGGTGTTTAAAACCTCAAGACAGCTCCAGTGAAGAAGAGCAGGTTCAGGAGGGGAGAGAAGCATATCAGGAAGGAAGAATAGAAGTGGATGAGGAGACTCTTTATGATGTATCAGAAAACATCTTCACAAAtctggatgatacagaagaggatGTCCGTACAGCTTCAGAGCGGCAAGAGGAAGTTGAGGAGGAGGAGCTACAGGAGGAGCTACcccataaaacacaaaatctttCTTTACTTCATCGATCCATGTCTGATTTAGCTCTGGAAGAGCACCCGGACTCAGATGACTCAGAGATGGATGAGGAAGAGGAACTTTGTGAGCTTGTACAGCGACTTCGAAATGAGCTTTCTCTATATACAGCCACAGGTTTGTGCCttcatt GGTCGGTCAGTCTGCAGAAAGAAAAGCTAATGTCGGCAGCAGAGGGAGTGAGAGATTCTGTTTCTCATCTTGTCACTTCTGTGAGAACCACCAGTTTGGCATGA
- the casp8l1 gene encoding caspase 8, apoptosis-related cysteine peptidase, like 1: MGKIGTASNKNRTSLSNKNQQKVKASDGSKRKKPEDKENLPECVQKTYVLKRKQEPLQSTGNISDHYPKKKRVVSTQKEFYSMSNRPLGYCLIINNYNFERTSLGNRRGTDKDKDDLTRVFENMFFKVEVRDDLQASDMQNVIKELAERDHSQMDAFVCCILSHGEKGSVLGIDGKPVPICELKQPFAECHTLVNKPKLFFIQACQGNEAQQGVWMADGQENTREGTFEKVSHTAALHGVPKDADFLIGIATVAHYKSFRHTKHGSIYIQELCKQLESGCHWKEDIHSILTKVNRIVSSKILLGCKQMPEVHYTLTKTLVLPMKQGC, encoded by the exons ATGGGTAAAATTGGTACTGCCAGCAACAAAAATCGGACAAGTCTGAGTAACAAGAATCAGCAGAAGGTCAAAGCATCAGATGGATCAAAGAGAAAGAAGCCT GAAGACAAAGAAAACCTTCCTGAATGTGTTCAAAAGACATATGTACTTAAAAGAAAGCAGGAACCCCTTCAATCAACTGGCAATATTTCTGATCATTACCCTAAAAAGAAACGTGTGG TGTCAACCCAAAAGGAATTTTATTCCATGTCAAATAGGCCTCTTGGATATTGTTTGATCATCAACAACTATAACTTTGAAAGAACATCACTTGGAAACCGGAGAGGGACAGATAAAGATAAAg ATGATCTCACCAGAGTGTTTGAGAACATGTTTTTCAAAGTTGAGGTGCGGGATGATTTGCAAGCGTCAGATATGCAGAATGTGATAAAGGAGCTTGCAGAGAGGGATCACTCTCAGATGGATGCTTTTGTCTGCTGCATCCTGTCCCATGGAGAAAAAGGCTCTGTTCTGGGAATAGATGGAAAACCAGTTCCGATTTGTGAACTCAAACAGCCTTTTGCTGAATGCCACACTCTAGTTAACAAGCCAAAGCTTTTCTTCATTCAAGCCTGTCAGGGTAATGAGGCCCAGCAAGGTGTGTGGATGGCAGATGGACAGGAGAACACCAGAGAAGGAACATTTGAGAAGGTTTCTCATACTGCAGCATTGCACGGTGTCCCTAAAGATGCTGATTTTCTCATTGGAATAGCAACGGTTGCGCACTACAAATCTTTCCGCCACACAAAACATGGGTCCATCTATATCCAGGAACTCTGCAAACAGCTGGAAAGTGGCTGTCACTG GAAAGAGGACATACACTCCATTTTGACAAAGGTGAATAGAATAGTGAGCTCCAAAATCCTTCTGGGTTGCAAGCAGATGCCTGAGGTTCACTACACTCTAACCAAAACACTGGTCCTGCCCATGAAGCAAGGGTGCTGA
- the LOC109055969 gene encoding ciliogenesis-associated TTC17-interacting protein gives MEESDSTQNEPEELKASVNAVEFIYSIGNTQDLDQCLFADSLVTVSDSGWELGDFSVSVTKASYNEELCYLLHANSHGTIDDIPCGTSIIAYISRNLEILEENHHEYVKLEKQTVDRKVHIVKQDDQLVVNRIISEKEGVKTQTHTFPLSSLKGFVSESSNLMILRILARQKTVPENMTFLSFDADTVLSKSAYRALGCKKQMIGEELVDIFGIERTVSSAKDSSGTWHCYFLPDGHLASRVQLGSPAIMKLLHLPFLLDGVEKDQIPVFEKKPLIWEEDMELYSTFLDRKEELKADYSSYVRQHPEIKALLADFLQFLLLRKPQDVFSFAHDFFAPFASQSPPGKSRKGSQNFP, from the exons ATGGAGGAGAGTGACTCAACACAGAATGAACCGGAAGAACTGAAAGCTTCGGTTAATGCAGTGGAGTTTATTTACAGCATTGGTAA CACCCAGGATCTGGACCAGTGTTTGTTCGCAGATTCACTTGTGACTGTGTCAGATTCGGGCTGGGAGCTGGGAGACTTCTCTGTGAGTGTCACCAAGGCGAGCTACAATGAGGAGCTATGTTATCTGCTCCATGCCAACAGTCACGGAACGATCGATGACATTCCTTGTGGCACATCCATTATAG CCTACATATCGAGAAATCTTGAGATACTGGAAGAGAATCATCATGAATATGTAAAG TTAGAAAAGCAGACTGTGGACCGGAAAGTACATATTGTTAAACAGGATGATCAGCTAGTGGTAAACCGAATCATCTCAGAGAAAGAG GGAGTGAAGACACAAACCCACACATTTCCACTGAGCTCTCTAAAGGGTTTCGTGTCTGAATCATCCAACTTAATGATCCTGCGTATACTTGCTCGGCAGAAGACTGTTCCAGAAAACATGACATTCCTGTCATTTGATGCAGATACTGTGCTTTCTAAGTCAGCTTAT AGAGCACTTGGGTGCAAGAAGCAGATGATTGGGGAAGAGTTAGTCGATATCTTTGGGATTGAAAGGACTGTCTCTTCTGCAAAGGACTCCTCTGGAACTTGGCATTGCTATTTCTTGCCTGATGG gcATCTAGCAAGCAGAGTGCAGTTGGGCTCACCTGCAATTATGAAGCTCCTGCATTTGCCTTTTTTGCTTGATGGAG tGGAGAAAGACCAGATTCCTGTGTTTGAGAAAAAGCCACTCATTTGGGAGGAAGACATGGAGCTTTACTCAACGTTTCTTGACAGAAAG GAGGAACTCAAAGCAGACTACTCCTCCTACGTCAGACAACACCCTGAGATAAAAGCTTTACTGGCAGACTTCCTGCAATTCCTGCTGCTGAGGAAACCTCAAGATGTCTTCTCCTTTGCTCATGACTTCTTTGCACCCTTTGCATCTCAAAGTCCTCCAGGAAAGTCCCGTAAAGGCTCACAAAACTTTCCATAG
- the casp8 gene encoding caspase-8 — protein sequence MDLQKFHQIDENLTSGEVAQLKFLCMDLIPKKRLETVTDAKELFLRLNEQALLDDGLLVPELLITIGRFDLLGILEMSKDNVERNLLQRDASIKGVSSYRKMLFSISEDMTEGNLHTVKFLVDLPKAKLGTSATFLDVMIEMEKLQKLGEDNLDELYCILDKCDKQLACKIDEYRAREQGDRLPLREVSGNVQVPLPGESMPGYALSQQMVTQNGWRRCSLVSDSDTEPRTEEYYNMTPRPLGYCLIINNYNFKKMSSMSNRTGTHKDKDDLSRVFRKMHFEVEVRDDLTASDMKDVIGHFANRDHTSMGAFVCCVLSHGKKGTVLGVDGNEVEIRELTVPIAKCLTLASKPKLFFIQACQGNEGQNGVLTMDAPGNASEEDPYDEDAFNPAARSIPIEADMLIGMATVEHYQSYRHTKEGSIYIQELCNQLEKFCHRKEDILSILTKVNREVSLKMLRGYKQMPEPRYTLTKKLVLPMD from the exons ATGGATCTTCAGAAGTTTCACCAGATTGATGAGAACCTGACAAGTGGTGAAGTGGCCCAGCTGAAGTTTCTGTGTATGGACCTAATTCCCAAGAAGCGTTTGGAGACAGTGACTGATGCCAAAGAACTGTTCCTACGACTGAACGAGCAAGCACTGCTTGATGACGGGTTACTCGTACCTGAGCTTCTGATCACAATTGGACGCTTTGACTTGCTTGGCATCCTGGAAATGTCCAAAGATAATGTGGAAAGAAATCTGCTACAACGTGACGCATCTATTAAAGGTGTGTCATCCTACAG AAAAATGCTATTTAGTATATCTGAGGACATGACAGAAGGCAACCTTCACACAGTGAAGTTTCTTGTGGATCTTCCAAAGGCAAAACTAGGAACGTCTGCT ACATTTCTAGATGTTATGATTGAGATGGAAAAGCTACAGAAGCTTGGGGAAGACAACCTGGATGAACTTTACTGTATTCTAGACAAATGTGACAAACAGCTGGCCTGCAAGATAGACGAGTACAGGGCACGGGAACAAG GAGACAGACTTCCTCTACGGGAAGTGTCTGGTAATGTGCAAGTTCCCTTACCTGGTGAAAGTATGCCAGGATAT GCTTTATCACAGCAAATGGTGACACAAAATGGAT GGAGGAGATGCTCGCTTGTTTCCGATTCAGACACTGAACCCAGA ACGGAGGAATATTATAATATGACTCCGCGACCTCTTGGATACTGTCTAATCATCAACaactacaactttaaaaaaatgtcctcAATGTCCAATCGGACAGGAACACACAAGGACAAAG ATGACCTTAGCAGAGTGTttcgcaaaatgcattttgaGGTTGAGGTTCGGGATGATCTGACAGCTTCAGATATGAAGGATGTGATAGGGCACTTTGCAAACAGGGATCATACTAGTATGGGTGCTTTTGTCTGCTGTGTCCTCTCACATGGAAAGAAGGGCACAGTGTTGGGTGTAGATGGTAACGAGGTTGAAATCCGTGAACTCACAGTGCCTATTGCTAAATGCCTTACACTAGCATCCAAGCCCAAGCTTTTCTTCATTCAAGCCTGCCAAGGAAATGAGGGTCAGAATGGTGTATTGACAATGGATGCACCGGGAAACGCTTCAGAAGAAGACCCATATGATGAAGATGCTTTTAATCCTGCAGCCCGCTCTATTCCTATAGAAGCTGATATGCTAATTGGAATGGCCACAGTAGAGCACTACCAGTCCTACCGCCACACTAAAGAAGGGTCTATCTATATCCAGGAGCTCTGTAATCAGTTGGAGAAATTCTGCCACAG aaaagagGATATCTTATCCATCCTGACAAAAGTAAACCGTGAAGTGAGCTTAAAAATGTTGAGGGGCTACAAGCAGATGCCTGAACCTCGATATACCCTCACCAAGAAACTGGTCCTGCCCATGGACTGA
- the LOC109047269 gene encoding caspase-8-like, with protein sequence MGEKESFNRILQNKTFLLETLSEEPDIILQHVQQAKLITQRDYRNLSDIRKREEKVINLLDKLMGKGKETCRQFIDLLRQDFILEMFPKLKDHAVIAFPAMPHTAPVQEVSQYKIEQNPRGICVIINNVDFATMDERRGSDEDQKCLAEVFNWLGFKVEEHRNKTAAEMKNLLKDVGKTVHGDCFVCCILSHGIKEGVCGTDGAVISVDEIREPFNGNNCQRLASKPKLFFIQACRGKRNQQRVHVQADAPDDGESETEEDGGDFDITIPADTDFLIARSTTDGHLSYRSPEEGSWFIQSLCRNLKKHCPVGADIQTILISVNNEVSSQGIRSKQMPIQEVAMRKKLVLLPV encoded by the exons ATGGGCGAAAAAGAATCATTTAACAGAAttctccaaaataaaactttcctCTTGGAGACTTTATCTGAAGAACCCGATATCATCTTGCAGCATGTGCAGCAGGCTAAACTTATTACTCAACGTGACTACAGGAACCTCTCAGATATTAGAAAAAGAGAGGAGAAAGTCATCAACCTACTTGACAAACTCATGGGAAAGGGCAAGGAAACATGTCGCCAGTTCATAGACCTTTTAAGACAGGACTTTATATTGgaaatgtttccaaaattaaaGGATCATGCCGTTATTGCTTTTCCAGCCATGCCACACACCGCTCCAGTGCAGGAG GTCTCTCAATACAAAATAGAACAAAATCCACGTGGTATCTGCGTAATCATCAATAATGTAGATTTTGCAACCATGGATGAAAGAAGGGGATCAGATGAGGACCAAA AGTGTCTTGCCGAAGTGTTCAACTGGCTGGGGTTTAAGGTGGAGGAGCACAGAAATAAAACTGCAGCTGAGATGAAGAATCTCCTGAAGGACGTGGGGAAGACAGTACATGGAGACTGCTTTGTGTGCTGCATCCTCTCCCATGGCATAAAGGAAGGAGTCTGTGGAACTGATGGTGCTGTTATTTCTGTTGATGAAATACGAGAGCCTTTCAATGGCAATAACTGCCAGAGGCTAGCCAGCAAGCCCAAGCTGTTTTTCATACAAGCATGTCGTGGAAAAAGAAATCAGCAACGTGTGCATGTCCAAGCGGATGCTCCAGATGATGGAGAGTCAGAGACGGAGGAGGATGGTGGTGATTTTGATATCACAATCCCAGCAGACACGGATTTCCTTATTGCCAGGTCAACCACTGATGGTCACCTTTCTTATAGAAGTCCAGAAGAGGGCTCCTGGTTCATTCAGTCACTTTGCCGAAATCTAAAGAAGCATTGTCCAGT ggGTGCAGACATCCAGACCATCCTGATTAGTGTGAATAATGAGGTTAGTAGTCAGGGAATCAGGAGCAAACAAATGCCCATCCAAGAAGTCGCCATGAGGAAGAAGCTGGTCCTGCTGCCAGTGTGA